One window of the Epinephelus moara isolate mb chromosome 22, YSFRI_EMoa_1.0, whole genome shotgun sequence genome contains the following:
- the mrpl9 gene encoding 39S ribosomal protein L9, mitochondrial, with the protein MWSSGRRVLQDLFIQPAVRSFSLSPAQNTVVVERWWQVPLSKVGSPPRLHPRRHRIYKLVEDTKNSPQEKMELILTQTVPKLGGRGDTVLVKKSIGRNKLLPQGLAVYPSPENKKIFEEELRLLREGKPEERQQTRTGLLTVELLKCTTLRIQRVPSDEFQVTKEVVCRHFQKRLGIVVPTRALTLPFESVKDLGDYWCEVTVNGLDTVRIPMSVVPYEDPSASYKRQLKAQRLQQEQATADLSEAAAEEEAAVKAVSGASVEAEAGKDSVSQVSEAADSAGVSAAEDETAASTQTSQDTTAPPSDSPKKE; encoded by the exons ATGTGGAGCTCAGGCCGCCGTGTCCTTCAGGATCTGTTCATCCAGCCGGCTGTCAGGAGTTTCTCTCTGAGTCCTGCTCAG AACACAGTTGTGGTGGAGCGCTGGTGGCAGGTGCCTTTATCTAAAGTAGGAAGTCCGCCGAGGCTTCACCCTCGAAGACACAGAATCTACAAGTTGGTTGAAGACACCAAAAACTCTCCGCAAGAGAAGATGGAGCTCATCCTGACTCAGACAGTACCCA AGCTCGGTGGGCGAGGGGACACTGTGTTAGTGAAAAAGTCCATAGGCAGAAACAAGCTGCTGCCCCAAGGCCTCGCAGTGTATCCATCACCGGAGAACAAAAAGATATTTGAAGAGGAGTTAAGA CTTCTGCGTGAGGGAAAGCCAGAGGAAAGACAACAAACACGCACCGGACTGTTG acagtGGAGCTCCTTAAATGCACCACGCTGAGGATACAGAGAGTGCCCTCAGATGAATTCCAGGTCACCAAAGAGGTCGTCTGCAGACACTTTCAAAAGAGG CTGGGAATTGTTGTGCCAACTCGCGCACTGACACTCCCGTTCGAGTCAGTCAAGGACTTGGGTGACTACTGGTGTGAAGTTACG GTTAATGGATTAGACACAGTTCGCATTCCCATGTCAGTGGTGCCATATGAGGACCCGTCTGCAAGTTATAAGCGGCAGCTGAAAGCACAGAGGCTGCAGCAGGAACAGGCGACCGCAGATCTGTCAGAAGCGGCTGCTGAGGAGGAAGCTGCTGTGAAGGCAGTTTCTGGTGCATCAGTGGAAGCTGAAGCAGGGAAAGACTCTGTGAGTCAAGTCAGTGAAGCCGCAGACTCGGCAGGCGTCTCTGCTGCTGAAGACGAAACGGCAGCGAGTACACAGACGAGTCAAGACACAACAGCACCACCAAGTGACAGCCCGAAAAAAGAGTAA
- the LOC126383746 gene encoding protein S100-G-like, which produces MERELSCLEVGLMAMLGVFMSNENEDGKITKEQFMRIMEGELPALLQRVQNRDNVFKRVDENEDGRVDFEEFAKLLAGFAKENYDDIKMYLSEEQQKAK; this is translated from the exons ATGGAAAGGGAGCTGTCCTGTTTGGAAGTGGGTTTGATGGCCATGCTGGGCGTCTTCATGAGCAATGAAAATGAGGATGGAAAAATAACCAAGGAGCAATTTATGAGAATAATGGAGGGTGAACTGCCTGCTCTTCTG CAACGAGTTCAGAATCGTGACAATGTGTTCAAGCGCGTGGACGAGAACGAAGATGGGCGTGTGGACTTCGAAGAGTTCGCCAAACTGCTTGCCGGATTTGCCAAGGAAAACTATGACGACATCAAAATGTACTTGAGCGAAGAACAGCAGAAGGCAAAATGA
- the prcc gene encoding proline-rich protein PRCC: MSLVAYGSSDESDSEETSTSSAPESKASIGGLFSLLPVPKKPGSVGGIGEPRKETKTIRSAGDSTSNDDLDPQPSKGGLLSSLPKPKKRTEPVKITVPQILKRDSDSDDDDEPAKKKLQPQGSGLSSLLPQPKNLTVKEMDRPLIPHTLTKRQEPKGPKPGAPAQGLLGSSASPSAIKAAAKSAALQLARQIATDDQDNEEDITPQNYFSLGESSQPLPAVIPSLDPEPGAPAEPLPLAPADEPGQSDAPLDFGGNSEGAGPWGGQYPQYQQPMPGPEALPQGYYNEPYYQDPDAGLAEAEEPGNSAMFDDEAFMRLQGKRNRGKEEVKFLEIKGDDQLSGNQQWMTKSITEEKQTRQSFSKKKGEQPTGQQRRKHQITYLIHQAKERELELKNSWADNKLTRRQTQAKYGF; encoded by the exons ATGTCTTTAGTCGCTTATGGCAGCAGTGATGAGAGTGACTCAGAGGAAACCTCAACTTCTTCCGCACCGGAGAGCAAAGCCAGCATAGGTGGGCTCTTCTCACTCCTTCCTGTACCTAAAAAGCCAGGATCGGTCGGAGGAATCGGTGAACCAAGAAAGGAGACAAAAACGATCCGTTCAGCAGGAGACAGCACGTCAAACGATGACCTGGATCCTCAGCCATCTAAAGGAGGCTTACTGTCCAGTCTACCTAAACCGAAGAAGAGGACAGAGCCTGTCAAGATCACCGTACCACAGATCCTGAAACGGGAT TCAgactctgatgatgatgatgaaccaGCAAAGAAAAAACTACAACCTCAG GGTTCAGGCCTGTCCTCCCTTCTTCCCCAACCCAAAAACCTGACAGTAAAAGAGATGGATAGACCCCTGATTCCTCACACACTCACCAAGCGCCAAGAACCCAAAGGACCCAAGCCTGGAGCCCCAGCTCAAGGTCTGCTTGGTTCTAGTGCATCTCCCTCTGCTATCAAAGCTGCAGCAAAGTCCGCCGCCCTGCAGCTAGCTAGACAAATAGCCACTGATGACCAGGACAACGAAGAGGACATAACCCCACAGAACTACTTTTCTCTGGGCGAGAGCTCCCAGCCTCTCCCTGCGGTCATCCCAAGCTTAGACCCTGAGCCAGGAGCCCCCGCAGAGCCTCTTCCTCTTGCACCTGCAGATGAGCCAGGTCAGTCAGATGCTCCTCTCGACTTTGGGGGGAACAGTGAGGGAGCTGGTCCATGGGGAGGTCAATACCCGCAGTATCAGCAGCCCATGCCAGGCCCAGAAGCTCTCCCTCAG GGATATTATAATGAGCCATATTACCAAGATCCTGACGCGGGATTGGCAGAGGCTGAAGAGCCCGGCAACTCTGCTATGTTTGATGACGAAGCG TTTATGCGGCTGCAAGGGAAACGGAACAGGGGCAAAGAGGAGGTCAAGTTTCTGGAGATCAAAGGGGACGACCAGCTGAGCGGCAACCAGCAGTGGATGACCAAGAGCATAACAGAAGAGAAGCAGACCCGTCAGTCCTTCAGCAAG AAAAAAGGAGAGCAGCCTACAGGACAACAGCGACGCAAGCATCAGATAACATATCTCATTCATCAG GCAAAGGAACGTGAGTTGGAGCTCAAGAACAGCTGGGCAGACAACAAGCTAACCCGCAGACAGACACAGGCCAAATACGGTTTCTAA